One window of the Pempheris klunzingeri isolate RE-2024b chromosome 10, fPemKlu1.hap1, whole genome shotgun sequence genome contains the following:
- the coa5 gene encoding cytochrome c oxidase assembly factor 5, producing MPKYYEDKEEDNRACAGIREDFKACLLQHDCVLKEGKLPSECLKEGHCKSLQTSFFECKRSMLDTRARFRGKKGY from the exons ATGCCGAAGTATTacgaagacaaagaagaagataACAGAGCCTGTGCCGGTATTAGAGAGGACTTCAAGGCGTGTCTCCTTCAGCACGACTGCGTGCTAAAG GAGGGGAAGCTGCCCAGTGAGTGCTTGAAGGAAGGCCACTGCAAATCCCTGCAGACATCCTTCTTTGAGTGCAAGAGGTCAATG CTGGACACAAGGGCAAGgttcagagggaaaaaaggatATTGA
- the LOC139208058 gene encoding inosine-uridine preferring nucleoside hydrolase — MAVTVRRAAAVTSRVFGGCVRRLFAADRCWVQTVRGRAPAGKHYSLSISHSGSKMSKKLLVDVDCGVDDAQAIMLALAAPNVQLLGITCVHGNTTVENVCKNTLRVLQACNKLEIPVFKGAAKPILGNSISAGDFHGQDGLGDAPDPNAPGLDLVQKEGAVSAMVRIVNENPGEVSLVATAPLTNLALAVRMDPSLPSKLRGLYIMGGNTESRGNTTVCGEFNFTADPEAAYIVLNDYHCPIYLACWEFTCYSKLSWDFCDAWLAQDTDKARFMAKVFHHSIQASKSEHFEKEFVTGTGFISCDSYAMAAAVDDSFIIESDHYPVSVELTGTHTRGMMIVDTVGFLKKTSKAFIMKKVDMEKFKQMMMAALK, encoded by the exons GTTGTTTGCAGCTGACCGTTGTTGGGTCCAGACCGTGAGAGGAAGAGCACCGGCCGGAAAACACTACAGTTTATCTATTTCACACTCAG GGTCCAAGATGAGTAAGAAGCTGCTGGTTGATGTGGACTGTGGCGTGGACGATGCTCAGGCCATCATGTTGGCGCTGGCTGCCCCCAACGTGCAGCTGCTGGGCATCACCTGTGTGCACGGGAACACCACAGTGGAGAATGTGTGTAAGAACACACTGCGAGTCCTGCAAGCCTGCAACAAACTCGAG ATTCCAGTGTTCAAAGGTGCTGCCAAGCCCATCCTTGGGAACAGCATCAGTGCCGGTGACTTCCATGGGCAGGATGGGCTGGGAGACGCTCCTGACCCCAACGCTCCTGGCCTGGACCTGGTTCAGAAGGAGGGTGCTGTGTCCGCTATGGTCAGGATTGTCAATGAGAACCCTGGAGAG GTATCTCTGGTTGCCACGGCACCCCTTACTAACCTGGCTCTGGCTGTGAGGATGGATCCATCTCTACCGAGCAAACTCAGAGGGCTCTACATCATGGGAGGCAACACTGAAT CTCGAGGAAACACCACAGTGTGTGGCGAGTTCAATTTCACTGCTGATCCAGAAGCTGCTTACATTGTGCTGAACGACTACCACTGTCCCATTTACTTGGCCTGCTGGGAGTTCACCTGCTACAGCAAACTCTCCTGG GACTTTTGTGACGCCTGGCTGGCGCAGGACACCGATAAAGCCCGCTTCATGGCAAAGGTCTTCCACCACAGCATCCAGGCATCAAAAAGTGAGCACTTTGAGAAAGAGTTTGTCACCGGCACTGGTTTCATTTCCTGTGACTCCTACGCCATGGCAGCCGCCGTAGACGATTCATTCATCATAGAAAGCGACCACTATCCAGTGAGCGTGGAGCTGACgggcacacacaccagagggatgATGATAGTGGATACTGTGGGCTTCCTGAAGAAGACTAGCAAGGCTTTTATCATGAAGAAGGTGGACATGGAGAAGTTCAAGCAGATGATGATGGCTGCTTTAAAGTAA